The proteins below come from a single Streptomyces sp. M92 genomic window:
- a CDS encoding DUF350 domain-containing protein has protein sequence MSDIVNGLGRATAYGGLGLVLLVLGIVLVDVLTPGKLGRLIWEQRNRNAAVLLSSALLGIGGIVFTSIWTTYEDFGKGLVSTAAFGLLGLVMMAVAFLVVDLITPGRLGATLVEPEPHPAVWVTASCNVAVSAVISASIA, from the coding sequence ATGAGCGACATCGTCAACGGACTCGGCCGCGCCACCGCCTACGGCGGTCTCGGCCTGGTCCTCCTGGTCCTCGGCATCGTCCTGGTCGACGTGCTGACGCCGGGAAAGCTCGGCCGGCTGATCTGGGAGCAGCGCAACCGCAACGCGGCCGTGCTGCTCAGCTCCGCGCTGCTCGGCATCGGCGGCATCGTCTTCACCTCCATCTGGACGACGTACGAGGACTTCGGCAAGGGCCTGGTGTCGACCGCGGCGTTCGGGCTGCTGGGGCTCGTGATGATGGCCGTGGCCTTCCTGGTGGTGGACCTGATCACGCCGGGCCGGCTGGGCGCGACGCTGGTCGAGCCGGAGCCCCACCCCGCGGTGTGGGTGACGGCCTCCTGCAACGTCGCCGTGTCGGCCGTCATATCGGCGTCCATCGCCTGA
- a CDS encoding DUF475 domain-containing protein — translation MLLKTFRWAFAATALGLVLGVLYDGWTAFGLVAILAVLEVSLSFDNAVINAGILKKMSAFWQKIFLTVGILIAVFGMRLVFPVVIVAISARLNPWSAVHLALTDKQRYQELVTDAHPSIAAFGGMFLLMIFLDFVLEDREIKWLGWLERPLARLGRVDMLSVCVALIVLLVSALTFGAHAHQHGGTHVDKAETVLLAGVGGLITYMVVGGLSGFFEERLEREEERERAAEERAARGGGPRSAVALTGKAAFFMFLYLEVLDASFSFDGVIGAFAITNDIVLMALGLGIGAMYVRSLTVYLVRQGTLDDYVYLEHGAHYAIGALAVILLVTIRYEISEIVTGLIGVVLIGSSFLSSVRRNRALAAAS, via the coding sequence GTGCTGTTGAAGACGTTCCGCTGGGCCTTCGCCGCCACCGCCCTCGGTCTGGTCCTGGGAGTGCTCTACGACGGGTGGACCGCCTTCGGCCTCGTGGCGATCCTCGCCGTGCTGGAGGTCTCCCTGTCGTTCGACAACGCGGTGATCAACGCCGGGATCCTGAAGAAGATGAGCGCCTTCTGGCAGAAGATCTTCCTCACCGTCGGCATCCTGATCGCCGTCTTCGGCATGCGCCTGGTCTTCCCGGTGGTGATCGTCGCGATCAGTGCCCGGCTGAACCCGTGGTCGGCGGTCCATCTGGCCCTCACGGACAAGCAGCGCTACCAGGAGCTGGTGACGGACGCCCATCCGTCGATCGCCGCCTTCGGTGGCATGTTCCTGTTGATGATCTTCCTGGACTTCGTCCTGGAGGACCGGGAGATCAAGTGGCTGGGGTGGCTGGAGCGCCCGCTGGCCAGGCTCGGCAGGGTCGACATGCTGTCGGTGTGCGTGGCGCTGATCGTGCTGCTGGTCTCCGCGCTCACCTTCGGCGCCCACGCCCACCAGCACGGCGGCACCCACGTCGACAAAGCGGAGACGGTGCTGCTCGCCGGTGTCGGCGGGCTGATCACCTACATGGTCGTCGGCGGCCTGTCCGGCTTCTTCGAGGAGCGGCTCGAACGGGAGGAGGAGCGCGAGCGGGCCGCCGAGGAACGGGCGGCGCGCGGCGGCGGACCCCGCTCGGCCGTGGCCCTGACGGGCAAGGCGGCGTTCTTCATGTTCCTCTACCTGGAGGTCCTGGACGCGTCGTTCTCCTTCGACGGCGTCATCGGCGCCTTCGCCATCACCAACGACATCGTCCTGATGGCCCTCGGCCTCGGCATCGGCGCCATGTACGTCCGGTCCCTGACCGTCTACCTGGTCCGCCAGGGCACGCTCGACGACTACGTCTACCTGGAGCACGGCGCCCACTACGCCATCGGCGCCCTCGCCGTCATCCTCCTGGTGACCATCCGGTACGAGATCAGCGAGATCGTCACGGGCCTCATCGGCGTCGTCCTGATCGGGTCGTCGTTCTTGTCCTCCGTCCGCCGCAACCGGGCCCTGGCCGCGGCGTCCTGA
- a CDS encoding Fur family transcriptional regulator, with the protein MTASRDPAVASQLRGAGLRVTAARAALLETVRRGDHLDAEAIAAGVRRRVGHVSLQAVYEALRALTAAGLVRRIQPPGGPARFEGRVGDNHHHVLCRSCGVLADVDCAVGEAPCLTASDDHGFSIDEAEVIYRGLCPDCSTTRSSPAP; encoded by the coding sequence ATGACCGCATCCCGGGACCCGGCCGTCGCCTCCCAACTGCGCGGAGCCGGACTGCGAGTGACCGCCGCCCGTGCCGCGCTGCTCGAGACCGTCCGGCGGGGCGATCACCTCGACGCCGAGGCGATCGCGGCCGGGGTGCGCCGCCGCGTGGGCCACGTCTCCCTCCAGGCCGTGTACGAGGCGCTGCGCGCGCTCACCGCGGCCGGACTCGTGCGCCGCATCCAGCCGCCCGGCGGCCCGGCGCGGTTCGAGGGACGGGTGGGCGACAACCACCACCACGTCCTGTGCCGGTCCTGCGGCGTTCTCGCCGACGTCGACTGCGCCGTCGGCGAGGCGCCCTGCCTGACCGCCTCCGACGACCACGGCTTCTCGATAGACGAGGCCGAGGTCATCTACCGGGGCCTGTGCCCCGACTGCTCCACCACCCGCAGTTCCCCAGCACCTTGA
- the katG gene encoding catalase/peroxidase HPI yields the protein MSENHDAIVTDAKTEETGGCPVAHGRAPHPTQGGGNRQWWPERLNLKILAKNPAVANPLGEEFDYAAAFQALDLQAVKRDIAEVLTTSQDWWPADFGNYGPLMIRMAWHSAGTYRISDGRGGAGAGQQRFAPLNSWPDNGNLDKARRLLWPVKKKYGQSISWADLLVLTGNVALETMGFETFGFAGGRADVWEAEEDVYWGPETTWLDDRRYTGDRELENPLGAVQMGLIYVNPEGPNGNPDPIAAARDIRETFRRMAMNDEETVALIAGGHTFGKTHGAGPADHVGDDPEAASMDQMGLGWKNTYGTGKGADAITSGLEVTWTSTPTQWGNGFFKNLFEYEYELEQSPAGAHQWVAKDAPEIIPDAHDPAKKHRPKMLTTDLSLRYDPVYEPISRRFYENPEEFADAFARAWYKLTHRDMGPKSLYLGPEVPEETLVWQDPLPEPEGEAVDAEDIETLKTKLLESGLSVPQLVSTAWASASTFRGSDKRGGANGARIRLEPQRGWEVNEPDELAQVLRVLEGVREEFNSGAGGKKVSLADLIVLGGCAAVEKAAKEAGYQVEVPFTAGRVDATEEHTDAESFEALEPTADGFRNYLGKGNRLPAEFLLLDRANLLTLSAPEMTVLVGGLRVLGANHQQSQLGALTRTPGSLTNDFFVNLLDLGITWKATSEDQTTFEGRDAATGEVKWAGSRADLVFGSNSELRALAEVYASDDAKEKFVHDFVAAWVKVMNLDRFDLA from the coding sequence ATGTCCGAGAACCACGACGCCATCGTCACCGACGCGAAGACGGAGGAGACGGGCGGCTGCCCGGTCGCCCATGGACGTGCCCCGCACCCCACCCAGGGCGGCGGCAACCGTCAGTGGTGGCCGGAGCGGCTCAACCTGAAGATCCTCGCCAAGAACCCCGCCGTGGCCAACCCGCTGGGTGAGGAGTTCGACTACGCGGCGGCCTTCCAGGCGCTCGACCTCCAGGCCGTCAAACGCGACATCGCCGAGGTACTGACCACCTCGCAGGACTGGTGGCCCGCCGACTTCGGCAACTACGGCCCCCTGATGATCCGTATGGCCTGGCACAGCGCGGGCACCTACCGCATCAGCGACGGCCGCGGCGGCGCTGGCGCCGGGCAGCAGCGCTTCGCCCCGCTCAACAGCTGGCCGGACAACGGCAACCTCGACAAGGCGCGCCGCCTGCTGTGGCCGGTCAAGAAGAAGTACGGCCAGAGCATCTCCTGGGCCGACCTGCTGGTCCTCACCGGCAACGTCGCCCTGGAGACGATGGGCTTCGAGACCTTCGGCTTCGCCGGTGGCCGCGCCGACGTGTGGGAGGCCGAGGAGGACGTCTACTGGGGTCCCGAGACCACCTGGCTCGACGACCGGCGCTACACCGGCGACCGCGAGCTGGAGAACCCGCTCGGCGCGGTCCAGATGGGCCTGATCTACGTCAACCCCGAGGGGCCCAACGGCAACCCGGACCCGATCGCCGCCGCCCGCGACATCCGGGAGACGTTCCGCCGCATGGCGATGAACGACGAGGAGACCGTCGCGCTGATCGCCGGCGGCCACACCTTCGGCAAGACCCACGGCGCCGGCCCGGCCGACCACGTCGGCGACGACCCCGAGGCCGCCTCCATGGACCAGATGGGCCTGGGCTGGAAGAACACCTACGGCACCGGCAAGGGCGCGGACGCCATCACCTCCGGCCTGGAGGTCACCTGGACCTCCACCCCGACCCAGTGGGGCAACGGGTTCTTCAAGAACCTCTTCGAGTACGAGTACGAGTTGGAGCAGAGCCCCGCCGGCGCACACCAGTGGGTCGCCAAGGACGCCCCGGAGATCATCCCCGACGCCCACGACCCGGCGAAGAAGCACCGCCCGAAGATGCTCACCACCGACCTGTCGCTGCGCTACGACCCGGTCTACGAGCCGATCTCCCGCCGGTTCTACGAGAACCCGGAGGAGTTCGCGGACGCCTTCGCCCGCGCCTGGTACAAGCTGACCCACCGCGACATGGGCCCGAAGTCCCTGTACCTCGGCCCGGAGGTCCCCGAGGAGACCCTCGTCTGGCAGGACCCGCTGCCCGAGCCCGAGGGAGAGGCCGTCGACGCCGAGGACATCGAGACCCTCAAGACCAAGCTCCTCGAGTCCGGTCTGTCCGTCCCGCAGCTGGTGTCGACCGCGTGGGCCTCGGCGTCCACCTTCCGCGGCAGCGACAAGCGCGGCGGCGCCAACGGCGCCCGCATCCGCCTTGAGCCGCAGCGCGGCTGGGAGGTCAACGAGCCCGACGAGCTGGCGCAGGTCCTGCGCGTCCTCGAAGGGGTGCGGGAGGAGTTCAACTCCGGCGCCGGCGGCAAGAAGGTCTCCCTGGCCGACCTGATCGTCCTCGGCGGCTGTGCCGCCGTCGAGAAGGCCGCCAAGGAAGCCGGCTACCAGGTGGAGGTCCCGTTCACCGCGGGCCGCGTGGACGCGACGGAGGAGCACACCGACGCCGAGTCGTTCGAGGCGCTGGAGCCGACCGCCGACGGGTTCCGCAACTACCTCGGCAAGGGCAACCGGCTGCCGGCCGAGTTCCTGCTGCTCGACCGGGCGAACCTGCTCACCCTGAGCGCTCCGGAGATGACCGTCCTGGTCGGCGGCCTGCGCGTGCTGGGTGCCAACCACCAGCAGTCCCAGCTCGGCGCCCTCACCCGGACGCCCGGCTCGCTGACCAACGACTTCTTCGTCAACCTGCTCGACCTGGGCATCACCTGGAAGGCGACGTCCGAGGACCAGACCACGTTCGAGGGCCGCGACGCCGCCACCGGCGAGGTCAAGTGGGCCGGTTCCCGCGCCGACCTGGTCTTCGGCTCCAACTCCGAGCTGCGGGCCCTCGCCGAGGTCTACGCGAGCGACGACGCGAAGGAGAAGTTCGTCCACGACTTCGTCGCCGCCTGGGTCAAGGTCATGAACCTCGACCGGTTCGACCTGGCCTGA
- a CDS encoding GlxA family transcriptional regulator — MHRVVVYVRPGLLPMELGIVHRLFGTAVDDAGRRLYSVLTCASEPGEIATDTDFSVNVAHGPDVLEGADTVVVPAAVEDYAPQERGRLAAPVRAALERIPPTARLASICTGSFVLAAAGVLAGRRATTHWKSCAELAALYPEVDVDPDVLYTDDRGVLTSAGVAAGIDLCLHMIRGDHGAEVANTVARGTVVPPHREGGQAQYVDRPIRQADDSTTAAARTYALQRLGEPLTLQDLARQSAMSVRTLSRRFRQETGETPMQWLGRQRLDYARRLLERGDEPVDRVAALAGFGTGTAMRQHFREVLGVSPRAYRNTFRGGA, encoded by the coding sequence GTGCACCGTGTGGTGGTCTACGTACGTCCCGGACTGCTGCCGATGGAGCTGGGGATCGTGCACCGTCTGTTCGGGACCGCCGTCGACGACGCCGGCCGGCGGCTGTACTCGGTGCTCACGTGCGCGTCCGAGCCCGGCGAGATCGCCACGGACACCGACTTCAGTGTGAACGTCGCGCACGGGCCGGACGTACTGGAAGGCGCCGACACGGTGGTGGTGCCGGCGGCCGTGGAGGACTACGCGCCGCAGGAGCGCGGGCGGCTCGCCGCACCGGTGCGCGCGGCCCTGGAGCGGATTCCCCCGACGGCCCGGCTGGCGTCCATCTGCACCGGTTCGTTCGTGCTGGCGGCGGCCGGGGTGCTGGCGGGGCGGCGGGCCACGACGCACTGGAAGTCGTGCGCCGAACTGGCCGCGCTCTACCCGGAGGTGGACGTCGATCCGGACGTGCTCTACACGGACGACCGTGGTGTGCTCACCTCGGCCGGTGTCGCCGCCGGGATCGACCTGTGCCTGCACATGATCCGCGGCGACCACGGCGCCGAGGTGGCGAACACCGTCGCGCGCGGCACCGTGGTGCCACCGCACCGCGAGGGCGGCCAGGCCCAGTACGTCGACCGCCCCATCAGGCAGGCGGACGACTCGACGACGGCCGCCGCCCGCACCTACGCGCTCCAGCGGCTGGGCGAGCCCCTCACCCTGCAGGACCTGGCCCGGCAGTCGGCGATGAGTGTGCGGACCCTCAGCCGGAGGTTCCGGCAGGAGACCGGGGAGACGCCGATGCAGTGGCTCGGCCGGCAGCGTCTGGACTACGCCCGGCGGCTGCTGGAGCGCGGCGACGAACCGGTGGACCGCGTCGCCGCCCTGGCCGGCTTCGGCACCGGTACGGCGATGCGCCAGCACTTCCGTGAGGTGCTCGGGGTGTCGCCGCGGGCGTACCGCAACACGTTCCGCGGCGGCGCGTAG
- a CDS encoding phosphotransferase, with translation MRSEISATVDRGRFQDAVTPWDDDVWRAGVLDWVTASLAALGVRPTGEWRVRSRPWSVLARLSVEGRDAVWFKANPPASAFEGLLTAALARWAPGHVLEPLAVDAVRGWSLLPDGGPLLRDVLDRRGAGPEAWEGLLRRYAALQHALTPRAREIERLGVPGTPVTALPGVFDRLDDTPLEPEERHRLRRLGPRLLDWCAELDALGVPDSLDHADLHDGQLFHPGPGAFTVFDWGDAVVSHPFCSLAVPARRARERHGPHVLPRLRDAYLEPWTGSGRTTRELRRALVLAWRLSALHRAGAYGRVFPGSGAAGAEVAAEGARCLLELFDEPPF, from the coding sequence ATGCGCAGCGAGATCTCGGCGACCGTGGACCGCGGGCGGTTCCAGGACGCGGTGACGCCCTGGGACGACGACGTCTGGCGGGCCGGCGTCCTCGACTGGGTGACGGCCTCGCTCGCCGCCCTGGGCGTGCGCCCGACGGGGGAGTGGCGGGTGCGGTCACGGCCGTGGTCCGTCCTGGCGCGGCTGTCCGTCGAGGGGCGCGACGCGGTCTGGTTCAAGGCGAACCCGCCGGCCAGTGCCTTCGAGGGCCTGCTGACGGCGGCGCTGGCCCGCTGGGCACCGGGGCACGTCCTGGAACCGCTCGCGGTGGACGCCGTCCGCGGCTGGTCCCTGCTGCCCGACGGGGGACCGCTGTTGCGGGACGTACTGGACCGCCGGGGCGCCGGCCCCGAAGCGTGGGAAGGGCTCCTGCGCCGGTACGCGGCCCTGCAGCACGCCCTGACGCCCCGCGCGCGGGAGATCGAACGGCTCGGGGTCCCCGGCACGCCCGTCACCGCCCTGCCCGGCGTCTTCGACCGGCTCGACGACACGCCGCTGGAGCCGGAGGAACGGCACCGGCTCCGCCGCCTGGGCCCCCGCCTCCTGGACTGGTGCGCGGAACTCGACGCCCTGGGCGTCCCGGACTCCCTCGACCACGCCGACCTGCACGACGGCCAGCTCTTCCACCCCGGGCCGGGCGCGTTCACCGTCTTCGACTGGGGCGACGCCGTCGTCTCCCACCCCTTCTGCAGCCTGGCGGTCCCCGCCCGCCGTGCCCGCGAGCGGCACGGCCCGCACGTACTGCCGCGCCTGCGCGACGCCTACCTGGAGCCGTGGACGGGCTCCGGCCGGACCACCCGGGAGCTGCGGCGCGCGCTCGTCCTCGCCTGGCGGCTGAGCGCCCTGCACCGGGCCGGCGCGTACGGCAGGGTCTTCCCCGGGTCCGGGGCCGCGGGTGCCGAGGTGGCGGCGGAGGGCGCCCGCTGCCTGCTGGAGCTGTTCGACGAGCCACCGTTCTGA